The Macrobrachium rosenbergii isolate ZJJX-2024 chromosome 8, ASM4041242v1, whole genome shotgun sequence genome includes a region encoding these proteins:
- the LOC136840782 gene encoding GPN-loop GTPase 3 produces MRYAQLVLGPAGSGKSTYCAAIQKHAETINRVINVVNLDPAAEAFSYDALFDVRDLIHVDDVMQAEDMDFGPNGGLVFCMEYLMEPDGREWLKEQLGDYDDDCILFDCPGQIELYTHMDVMKRMVQQLQSLDFRVCAVFILDAGYMADASKFLSGSLTALSVMVQLEVPHLNVLTKMDLLNQAAQEQIETFLEPEIHELLVSDHSVSKFNKKYRKLTTALGQVLEEFSLVRYIPLNINKEESLTDLLIQADFALQYGEDVDVKTQDFEYPDPEDEEHDVDYN; encoded by the exons ATGAGATATGCTCAGCTTGTTTTAGGCCCGGCTGGATCGGGGAAGTCTACATATTGTGCCGCTATTCAGAAACATGCAGAAACAATTAACAGAGTCATCAA tgttgtaaATTTAGATCCGGCAGCAGAAGCCTTCTCGTACGATGCCCTCTTTGATGTACGAGACTTAATCCACGTCGATGATGTTATGCAAGCTGAAGACATGGATTTTGGGCCCAATGGAGGTTTAGTCTTTTGCATGGAATATCTCATGGAACCAGATGGTCGTGAATGGTTAAAg GAACAACTAGGGGACTATGATGATGACTGCATACTATTTGATTGTCCAGGTCAGATTGAACTTTATACTCACATGGATGTTATGAAGAG gatGGTACAACAGCTCCAGAGTTTGGATTTTCGTGTTTGTGCCGTATTTATTTTGGATGCAGGTTATATGGCTGATGCCTCAAAGTTCCTCTCTGGGTCCCTTACTGCATTGTCAGTCATGGTACAGCTGGAG GTTCCACATCTGAATGTTCTTACAAAAATGGACCTTCTAAACCAAGCGGCACAAGAACAGATAGAAACTTTCTTAGAACCAGAAATTCATGAGCTTCTGGTTTCTGATCACAGTGtctcaaaatttaacaaaaa GTACCGTAAACTTACAACTGCCCTAGGCCAAGTTTTGGAAGAATTCTCCTTAGTAAGATATATACCACTGAATATTAATAAAGAAGAATCCCTGACAGACTTACTGATACAAGCAGATTTTGCGCTCCAGTATGGCGAGGATGTAGATGTTAAGACGCAAGACTTCGAGTATCCTGATCCAGAGGATGAAGAGCATGATGTTGATTATAACTAG